From the genome of Frateuria soli:
CCGAAGGCGAGCTGGATCGACTGCCCCCACACCAGCGGCCGCAAGCCATGGCGCAGCTTGTCCAGCCGGCCTTCCCTGTAAAGCCTGAGATTGAGCGCCTGCTGCTGGTCCAGGCGCTGGTTGAGTTGCTGCCAGGCCAGCTTCATCTCGTCCAGTTCCATGCTCATGCTCCGATGGAGGCTGCGGGCGCCATCTGGCCGCGCAGCCGTTGCTTGATGCGGCCGATCTTGGTGGCCACGTTGGTTTCGCTGATGCCCAGCACCTGGGCGATTTCCGCGTAGCTGCGGTCTTCGAGGTAAAGCAGGATCAGCGCACGGTTGAGCGGGTCGAGCTGGCCAACGAAGGCGTACAGGGCCGACAGCCGTTCGTCCGGCTGTGAGACGTCCGCTTCCCCGGGCAGCTCCAGGTGCACGGCGTCGAGTGGCTCCAGGTGCTGTTCGCGGCTGGCTCGGCGGACGTGCGAGATCGCCACGTTGAGGGCGACCCGGTACATCCAGGTGGAGAACTTCGCGCGCGCCGCATCGAAGCCCGGGAACGAGCGCCACAACTGCACGGCAATCTCCTGCGCCAGATCGTTGCGGTCCTCGCGGCCGTGCGCGTAGACACTGGCCACCTTGAAGACGATGCCGCGATGTTCCTGCAGCAAGGCTTCGAACTGGCGTTGATGATCGTTCATGGTGTCGCCCGGGCTCCCTGTCCAAAGCATGATTCGCCAGGCGCAAAAGAAAAATCACACCGCCCCTGTAGGAGCGCACCTGTGCGCGACCGCCATGCCGAACCCGCGTAGCCCCTCCCCTGCCTCCTGATATGCACGGACAGAGACCACACGCAAGAGCGCACGGCACGGCTCACCACACATGGCGGTCGCGCACAGGTGCGCTCCTACACGTCGCGCAGCGCGGCCTACAATGCGGGCTTTCCCGCTTTCTGCCCCCCATGCCGCGCCTTCGCTTCAAACGCTACCTGCTCACCGGCCTGCTCACCTTCATCCCGTTGTGGGTGACCTGGACCGTGTTCAAGTTCGTGCTGGGCTTCCTGGCCGGTATCGGTGCGCCGATGGTCGCCGCGGCGCTGGGCGCGCTGGCGCTGGTGGCGCCGGAAACCGCCCAAGCGCTGGGCAGCGCATGGTTCATTTCCGTCGTGGCGCTGCTGATCACCCTGCTGGCGCTGTACCTGCTCGGCTTCCTGGCCAGCCGGGTGATCGGGCAACGGCTGCTGGATACGTTCGACGCGCTGCTGCAGCGCATTCCGCTGGTACAGACGATCTACGGCGGAACCAAGAAGCTGATGGCGGTGCTGCAGCAGAAGCCTTCGGGCGTGCAGCGGGTGGTGCTGGTCGACTTCCCGCACCCGGGCGCCAAGGCGATCGGCTTCGTCACGCGGCTGATGATCGAGGAAGGCAGCGGTCGCGAGATGGCCGCGGTGTTCGTGCCGACCACGCCCAACCCCACGGGCGGCTTCCTGCTGACCCTGCCGGTCGGAGCGCTCACGCCCACCGACTGGACCATGGACCAGGGCATGGCCTTCATCATTTCGGGCGGTGCGGTGGCACCCGATAGCTTGCCGGCCGCTGACCGGAAGCGGTTGTAGGGGCGCACGCGCGGCGCCCGCGGCGTGATCGCTCTGTTGCCAGTCTCGCCCGCAGCCCGCGGTGCTCGCCCTCCACCCCTGACCTTTGACACTGTCTGCCCCATGACCAATGGCCTAGCGTGCCCGGTCATGGCCGCGCCGTGGGGGGCGCGGCCGGCATCAAAACAACCGCCGGAACGGCGAAAACCACACAGAGGGAAATCCATGTCCAAGCAGTATCTGAAGCCGCTGGCACTCGCGGTGAGCCTGGCGCTGTCGCTGACCGCATGCGGCAAGCACGAGGCCGACCAGAACCCTGCCGCCAGCAGCAGCGCACCCGCCGCCGCCGGCACCACCGCGATGGCCGGCGCGCCCACGAGCGTGTTCGACGTCAGCGAGCTGGGTCCGATGGACCAGGCGTGCACCGACTTCGACCAGTTCGTCAATGCCAAGTGGGTCGCCGCCAACCCGATCCCGTCCGACCGCACCCGCTGGGGCGCGTTCGACAAGCTGGCCGAGGACAGCCTCAACACCCAGCACGGGATCGTCGAGAACGCCGCGAAGAATGCCGCCAGCGCGCAGGCCGGCTCCATCCAGCAGAAGATCGGCTACCTGTACGCCTCGGGCATGGACGAGGCGGCCATCGAGAAGGCCGGCTTCGACCCGATCAAGCCCAAGCTCGACGCCATCGCGGGGCTGAAGAACGGCAAGGACGTGGCCGACTACCTCAACAAGAGCTTCAGCAATGGCGACATGCAGGTGTTCTCGTTCGGCTCGGGCGCCGACTTCAAGAATGCCTCCATGCAGATCGGCTACACCTTCCAGAGCGGCCTGGGCCTGCCCACCAAGGACTACTACACCGACGCCAAGTACGCCGAACAGCGCAGCGCGTACCTCGACTACATCGCCAAGTCGCTCGAGCTGACCGGCGTGCCGGCGGCCGAGGCCAAGAAGCAGGCCGACCAGGTGATGGCGTTCGAAACCAAGCTGGCCGCCGCCTCGTTCGCCCCGGTGGAGCTGCGTACCCCCGAACACCAGTACCACTTCGTCAGCCTCAAGGAAGCGGACAAGATCACCCCGCACTTCAGCTGGGAGAAGTTCTTCGATGCCCAGGGCGTGAAGGTGGACAAGGGCTTCTCGCTGTCGCAGCCGAAGTTCTTCGCCGAGTTCGACAAGCTGCTGGCCAGCGCGCCGATCGACCAGTGGCAGGCCTACCTGCGCTTCCACGTGATCGACGACGCCTCGCCGCTGCTGTCGAAGTCCTTCCAGGACAACAAGTTCGCCTTCTACGGCAAGACCCTGTCGGGCCAGCCGGAGCAGAAGGCCCGCTGGAAGCGCGTGCTCGGCGCCGTCAACGGTTCGATGGGCATGGCCCTGGGCCAGCTCTATGTCGACAAGATGTTCAAGCCGGAGGCCAAGGAGCGCGCGCAGGTGCTGGTCGACAACGTGCGCAACGCCCTGAAGGCACGCATCGAGAACCTCGACTGGATGAGCCCGGAGACCAAGGCCAAGGCGATCGCCAAGTGGAGCACCTTCCTGCCCAAGATCGGCTACCCGGAGAAGTGGCGTGACTGGTCGGGTCTCCAGATCAAGCAGGGCGACTACTACGGCAACGTGATGGCCGCGGCGAAGTACAACTACGACTACGACATCAACAAGATCGGCAAGCCGACCGACCGCATGGAATGGGGCATGACCCCGCAGACGGTCAACGCGTACTACAACCCGACCGACAACACCATCAACTTCCCGGCCGCGATCCTGCAGCCGCCGTTCTTCTATGCCAACGGCGACGACGCGATCAACTACGGCGGCATCGGCGCGGTGATCGGCCACGAGGCCAGCCACGGCTTCGACGACGAGGGCAGCCAGTTCGACGGCGATGGCAACAACGTCAACTGGTGGACCAAGGCCGACCGCACCAAGTTCGACGAGCGCGCGGACAAGCTGGTGGCGCAGTTCAACGCCTACACCCCGATCAAGGACAAGCCGGATGCGCACGTCAACGGCCAGCTGACCCTGGGCGAGAACATCGGCGACCTGGGCGGCCTGAACGCGGCCTACGACGCGCTGCAGATGGCGCTGAAGAAGAACCCCGGGGAAGCCACCTCCAAGATCGACGGCTACACCCAGGACCAGCGCTTCTTCCTCAACTGGGCCCGCGTGTGGCGCGGCAACATCCGCGAGAAGGAAGCGCTGCTGCGCCTGAACACCGATCCGCACGCCCCCGCCTCGCTGCGCGCGATCGGCGCACCGTCCAACATGGACGCGTTCGCCACCGCGTTCCAGTGCAAGCCGGGCGACGCGATGGTCCGTTCGGGCGACAAGCAGGTGAAGATCTGGTAAGTCGCGTTTCCTCCTCCGGGAGGTAAGGAAGCCCCGCTCAGGCGGGGCTTTTTTTTGGCCGGGCGCGTGGTGCCGGGGGTTCGGGCCCGCCTTCCTCACAGGTACACCAGGCGCGCGCCGCAAGACCCGGAGTAAGCGCAGGGTGCACTCCAGCACGCGATCGGAATCGTCCGTAGTTGTTATTGCGAATCGTTCTCATTAGGATTCGCGGCTTGCTGCTTCCGCCAGAAAAGGACACTCATGGCCTGCATCGCCAGTCGCAAGCATCCGACGCGCCCTTCCACATTCACCCGCGGCATGGCCGCGAGCCTGCTCACCGGCCTCGCGCTCACCGTGCCGGCACATGCCGGCAGCACCGACGCCAACGATCCGCAGGTGCGTGACGCCAGGCGTCTGCCAGGCATCGAGGTCCGTGCCACGCGCGGCGCCGACTACCGCGCCGACATGGTCGATTCGCCCAAGTTCACCCAGCCCTTGCTGGATACCCCCCAGACCATCGGCATCATCACCCGCGACCTGTTCGAACAGCAGGGCGCGACCACGCTGACCGAAGCGCTGCGCAACAGCCCCGGCGTGGGCACCTTCTACGTCGGCGAGAACGGCAGCACGACGACCGGCGACGGCATCTACATGCGCGGTTTCGATACCTCCGGCAGCATCTTCGTCGACGGCGTGCGCGATCTCGGATCGATCTCGCGCGACCTGTTCAACATCGAACAGGTGGAAGTGACGAAGGGACCGGACGGCACCGAATACGGTCGCACCGCGCCCACCGGCGCGGTCAACATGGTGACCCGGCAGCCGGTGCTGGACGATCGTGCCGGCGCCTCGCTCGGCTATGGCAGCGGCCAGCAGCGGCGCGCCAGTGCCGACCTCAACCGGCAGATCGGCGATCACAGTGCGTTCCGGCTGGACGCCGTGGGCCAGGACAGCGGCGTGCCCGGCCGCGACCGCGTGCGCAACCGCCGCTGGGGCGTCGCGCCCGCGCTGGCATTCGGGCTGGGCACGCCCACGCGCGTCTACCTGGACGTGCTGCACATCAGGCAGACCAACGTGCCCGATGGCGGCGTGCCCACCCTCGGCCTGCCGGGCTACACCAGCCCGGATCCGGTGCGGCCACGGATCGGCCTGGCACCACGCGTCGACAGCGCGAACTTCTACGGTACCGCGCAGGACCACGACGAGGTCACCGCGGACATGCTCACGCTTATCGTCGAACACCAGTTCAACCCCGATCTGTCCCTGCGCAACACCACGCGCTGGGGGCGCACGCGGCAGGATTACCTGCTGACCTCCTTCCGTGGCGATGCCGCCCATCTGCTGACGCCGGACCTGGCCGACCCCTCCACCTGGGCGATCGAGCGCAGCCTGCCGACTTTCAAACGCCGATCCAACCGGATCCTCACCAACCAGACCAACCTCCGCGTGGACTTCGCCACCGGTACGGTGATCCACAATCTGAGCGCGGGGCTTGAACTGACCGGGGAGAAGGCGTCGGACATCGATCTCGCGCCGAGGGAAGGCAGCACCTGGCCGGCGGCGAACCTGTATCACCCCGACCCGCGCGCGGACGGCCTGCGTTACGGTGAAACCGGTGCCTGGAGCACCGGTACCACCAACACCGCGGCAGCCTATGTGTTCGACACGCTGAAGTTCGGCCCGCGCTGGCAGGTCACCGCCGGCGCGCGCCTGGACCGCTACACCACCCGCTTCGACAGCGTCTCCCTGTGCGGCGAACGCAACAGCCCCGCGTGCGGCGCGCTGCCGGCCGGCACGCCGGTGCCGGGCCTTTCCGCCCGCATCGTCGACACCCTGCCCAACGGCAAGCTGGGCGTGCTGTACAAGCCCGTGCCCAATGGCAGCATCTACGCCAACCTCGCGCTCTCGCAGGAGCCACCCGGCGGCAATACGCTGCTGTTCAGCAGTTCGGCGCGCAGCGCCGACAACCCCGGGCTGGACCCGCAACGCGCCAGCACGACGGAGCTGGGCACCAAGTGGGACCTGCTCGACCAGCGCCTGCTGCTCACCGCCGCGCTGTACCGTACCGTGGTCCGCAACGAACTGACCCAGGACCCGGTCGACCAGCAGTACTACCAGGCCGGCCGAAAACGCGTACAGGGCATCGAGCTCGGGATCGTCGGGCGGATCACCGACGACTGGGGCGTCAGCGCCGGCTTCACCACGATGGACGCGAAGGTCACCGAGGGTGCGTCGGTCAGCAACGACGGCTCCAGCGACCTGGCCTACACGCCGGCCAGCGCGTTCACCGCGTGGACCACCTACCATCTGCCGTTCGGCCTGACCGTCGGCGGCGGCGCACGCTACGCCGGCGCGATGAAGCGAGGGACCGACGGCGCCATCGGCACACCCGGGACCATCGGTGCCTACTGGGTGTTCGACGCGATGGCGAGCCTGCCGGTCAACCGCCACCTCGACCTGCAGTTGAACCTCTACAACCTGTTCGACCGCCACTACGTCGCGGCGATCAACAAGAGTGGCTACCGTTACACGCCCGGCACACCGCGCGCGGCGATGCTCACGGCCAACATCCGGTTCTGACGCCCAGGGGATCCGCCATGCTGCTGCACATCCCCGACGTGCTGGACCGCGGACAGGTAGAGCGCATGCGCGCAGCGCTGGCGGCCGCCACCTGGACGGACGGACGCGAGACCGTCGGACCGCAGGGGGCCAGGGTCAAGCGCAACCAGCAGTTGCCCGAGACCTCGCCGCTGCGGCGCGAGCTCGGCCGCGAAGTGCTGGACGCCCTGGCGCGCCATCCGCTTTTCCACGCCGCGGTGTTGCCGCAGCGGGTACTGCCGCCGCGCTTCAACCGCTACGAATGCGGGGGGCACTACGGCGCGCACGTGGACGGCGCCGTCATGGCCCTGCCCGACGGCAGCCAGCTGCGCTCGGACGTCTCATGCACGCTGTTCCTCAGCGCGCCAGGCGACTACGACGGCGGGGAACTGGTCATCAATGACCTCTATGGCGAGCATGCAGTCAAGCTGCCCGCGGGCGACGCCATCGTCTACCCGTCCAGCAGCCTGCATCGCGTGGAGCCGGTCACGCGCGGCGCGCGCGTGGCGGCGTTCCTGTGGGTACAAAGCCTGGTGCGGGACGATGGCCAGCGCCAGTTGCTGCTGGAGCTGGACAACTCGATCCAGCGCCTGACGCAGGGCGGCGCCGATGCCGATGCGCTGCTGCAACTGACCGGTGTCTACCACAACCTGCTGCGGCGCTGGTCCGGAACCTGAACCTGCGGAACACCACCCCGTGCACCTGGGCAGGATTTTCGAAGGTTCCCTCTAGACGGCCGGGAGCGGATAATCGGCGCCCCTTCATGCAACCTCGGCAGCACGATGTTCGTACCTGGTCAACGCTGGATCTCCACCGCCGAACCCGAGCTGGGCCTGGGCACCGTCCTTCGGGTGGAGGGTCGCGGCGTCCAGGTGCTGTTCGCCAAGGCCGGCGTCCTGCGCCCCTACGCGATCGATTCGGCGCCGCTGGTACGCGCCGAGTTCCGCCCGGGCCAACGTGTCGCCGGCAAGGGCCTGGCCTTCCTGGTCGAGCGGGTGGAGATCAGGGAAGACCTGCTGATCTACAGGGGCGAAGGCCGCGAGCTGCACGAAGGCCAGCTCGACGACGAACAGAGCGTGAGCCAGGCCGACGACCGCCTGGTCGGCGGGCGCACCGACACCGTCGCGCAATTCGAACTGCGCCTGGAAGGCCTGCGTCGCCGCGCGCAGGCCCGCCGCTCGCCCACCTGGGGCCTGCAGGCGGCGCGCATCGGCCTGGTGCCACACCAGCTGCGCGTGGCCGGCATCGCCGCCTCGCGTCGCCCCCCGCGCGTCCTGCTGGCCGACGAGGTCGGGCTGGGAAAAACCATCGAGGCAGGCATGATCCTGGCCCGCCAGCTCGCCACCGGCCGCGCCTCGCGCGTGCTGGTGCTGCTTCCGGACACGCTGGTCTACCAGTGGTTCGTCGAGTTGCTGCGTCGTTTCAACCTCAGCTTCGCGATCTACGACGAGGAGCGCTGCGAGGCGCTGGAACAGTCCGGCGACGGGCGCAACCCGTTCGACGACGAACAGCTGGTCATCGCCGACTTCCGCTTCCTCGAGGAAAACCCCAGGCGCGCAAGCGAACTGGTCGAGGCCCAGTGGGACCTGCTGATCGTCGACGAAGCGCACCACCTGGCCTGGACACCCGAAGCGGCAAGCCCGCGCTATGCGCTGGTCGAGCAACTGGCGGCCAGGACGCCGGGCGTGATCCTGCTCACCGCCACGCCCGAGCAGCTCGGGCGCAGCGGCCACTTCGCCCGCCTGCGCCTGCTCGACCCGCAGCGCTACCACGACCTGGACGTCTATCTGGCTGAAGCCAAGCGCTTCCAGGCACTCTCGCCGATCGCCGACCGGCTGCAGTCGGGCGAGCCGCTCGACCCGTCGCAGCGCGCCGCGCTGCGCGACATCTTCGCCGGCGACGCCACCCTGCTTGCACTGCTGGGAGACTCCACCCGACCGGCCGCCGCGCGTGATCTGCTCGATGCGCTGATCGACCGCCACGGCACCGGTCGCGCCATGTTCCGCAATCGCCGCGCCGGCATCGGCGGCTTCCCGCGCCGCGTGCCCGAGTGGCAGCTGATCGACGCCGACGCGCTGGACGAGAACGCCCGCCAGGCGCTGCTGGCCGAATTCCACGCCGACATCCAGCAGCCGCCGCCGGCGCTCGAGCCGGACTACGCCAGCGACCCGCGCCTGGACGCGCTGGTCGTCCTGCTCGATGCGCACCCGCAGGACAAGTTCCTGCTGATCTGCCGCAGCCAGGCCAAGGTGCTGGCGCTGGAAGAAGCGCTGCGTACCCGCACCGGCGCCGGCATCGCCCGCTTCCACGAAGGGCTGGGCATCGTGCAGCGCGACCGCAACGCCGCCTACTTCGCACAGCCGGATGGCGCGCGTTTGCTGCTTTGCTCGGAGATCGGCTCGGAAGGGCGCAACTTCCAGTTCGCGCACCGGCTGATCCTGTGGGACCTGCCGCTGGACCCGGACCTGCTCGAACAGCGCATCGGGCGCCTGGACCGTATCGGCCAGACCCACGACATCGCCATCCACATCATCGCCGTGCGCGACAGCGCCCAGCACGTTCTGGCGCGCTGGTACGACGAGGGCATCGACGCCTTCCGCTCCAGTCCCGCCGACGGGCGCGAACTGCTGCGCCGTTACGGCGAGCCCCTGGTGCAACTGGCCGACGAGCACGCGCGCAACGCCGACAGTCGCGACCAGGAACTGGAAGCGCTGATCGCCGACACCCGCGCCACCCACGAGGAGCTGGCGGCACTCATCCGCGCCGGTCGCGACCACCTGCTGGAGCTGGCCGCCAGCCGCGACCCGCACGCCGACGAACTGGGCCAGGCATTCCGTCGCGAGGATATCGATCCGGCGCGCGACGCCTACGTGCAACGCCTGCTGGAGGCCTTCGGCATCCACGCCGAGGAGCTTGGCGGCAAGGTGCTGCTGCTCGATCCGCAGTACCTTTCCACCGATGCCCTGCCCGGCTTCGCCGAGGGCCCGGTCTCGGCCACCTTCGCCCGCGAAGTGGCACTGGCGCGCGAGGAGCTCCCGCTGCTGCGCTTCGACCATCCGCTGGTACAAGGGGCGCTGGACCTGGCGCTGTCCGGCGAACAGGGCAATGCCGCATTCATGGTCGACGACGCGTTGCCGCCCCGCAGCGCACTGCTGCAGGCGGTGTTCCTGCTCGAATGCGTGGCCGATCGCGCGCTCGACGCCGAACGCTTCCTGCCGGCGCTGCCGCTGGTGGTCACCATCGACACGCGACTGGCCGAACGCGCAGGCTTCGAGCCCAGCGAAGCGGCCGTGCGCAAGGCCGCCGACCGCACCATCGAGGTGCCGCGCTACCGCAAGTTCCTCGCCAAGCTGGTGCCGCCGATGCTGGAGAAGGCCGAGGCGATCGCCGGCGAGCGCGCGCAGCAGCACATCGCCGACGCGGTAGCCCTGGCCACGGCGGAACTGGACGCGGGGCTGTCTCGCCTGCGCGCGCTGCGCGAGGTCAACCCGTCCATCAATCCGGCCGAGATCGACGCGCTGGAAGCCGAACGCCAGGCCTTGCTCGCCGCCCTGCCGCAATCGCGCCTGCGCCTGGACGCCGTGCGCTTCGTGGCCAGCCCGGACTTCCTCGCCCTGCGCTGACTCCGCCCGTCGAGCGCCCCCTGTAGGAGCGCCCCCGTGCGCGACCACCATCCATCCCGGTCGCGCACAGGTGCGCTCCTACAGAAGCCCCAACCCGTCCTCGCACGCACACTGCCGGCCCACCCGAAGGAGAACCGCATGCGCACCATTGGCCTGATCGGCGGCATGAGCTGGGAATCGACCGTCGAGTACTACCGCCTTATCAACCGCGGCGTGCGCGACCGCCTGGGCGCGCTCCATTCCGCGCGCCTGCTGCTGGACAGCCTGGACTTCTCCGTCATCGCCGCCTGCCAGCGCGAAGGCGACTGGGACGGCGCGGGCGTGCTGCTGGCCGAGTCCGCGCGTCGCCTGCACGCCGGCGGCGCCGAGTGCATCCTGATCGGCGCCAACACCATGCATCGCGTGGCCGACACCGTGGCCAGCGCCACCCCGCTTCCGCTGATCCACATCGTGGACGCCACCGGCCACGCGATCCGTGCGCAGGGGCTGGACACCATGCTGCTGCTCGGCACCGCGTTCACTATGGAACAGCCGTTCTTCCGCGAGCGCATGCAACGCGACCACGGCGTGCGTTGCCTGGTGCCCGAACCGGCGCAGCGCGCCGAACTGCACCGGGTGATCTACGAGGAACTCTGTGCCGGCCAGTTCCGCCCGCAGGCGCGGGAGTTCCTGCTGGGCAGGATCGCCGACGGCGTCCGCGCCGGGGCACAAGGGGCCATCCTCGGCTGCACTGAACTGGGCTTGCTGCTCGGCGACGCCGAGGCCGGCGTGCCGGTGTTCGACACCGCGGCGCTGCATGCGGCCGCGGCCGTGGCATTCGCCCTGGCCTAACCCCTCCTCCTGCAGGAGCCCACTTGTGGGCGATTTTTCTTGCCGCTGAATTCAACGCAGGGCATCGCCCACAAGTGGGCTCCTACAGTGGGCGCGCGCCTCTCACGCGCGCCGGTTGCGAGCCCTCAGGGCGCTGTCGCCAGCGTCGCCCGCATGCGCCTGTCGATACCGAAAACCCGGTACGCCACGGTCAGCAGCACCAACCAGCCGGCGCCCACGTAAAGCGCCACGCGCGTGTCGGGGCTGTAGCCCAGCATCACCAGCACGAACGCCAGGAACGCCAGCGCCAGCACGCTGGAGAACGGCCACAGGCGCAGTCGGAACGGCAACGGTTCGGGCTGGCGGCGATGGAAGCGCCAGTGCGCCACCAGCACGGTGCCCCAGGTCCACACGGTGTTGAACGCGAGGATCGACATGATCATGCCGAAGATGCGCTCGGGCACCAGGTAGTTCATCAGCACGCCCAGCAGCAGGAAGAAGATGGTCACCACCACGCCGTGCACCGGCACGCCACTTCCGCTGAGGTGTCCCATCGCCGCCGGCGCCTGGCCCTTGGTCGCCAGGCTGTGCAGCATGCGGCTGCCGCTGAAGGTAGTGGAATTGAAGCTCGACAACGCCGCGGTGATCACCACGAAGTTGATCAGCCCCGCCGCCTGCGGGATGCCCAGCTTGGCGAAGGTGGTGACGAACGGGCTTCCCTGCGTGCCCAACTCGTCCCACGGGTAGATCGCCATGATCACGAACAGCGAACCGATGTAGAAGATCAGGATGCGCCAGATCACCGAGTTGACCGCCTTCGGGATCGTACGCTCCGGGTGCGCGGCCTCGGCCGCGGCCATGCCGATCGTTTCGATGCCGCCGAAGGAGAACACCAGCACCGGCAATGCCAGCACCATGCCGGTGAAGCCGTTGGGGAACCAGCCGCCGTGCGTCCACAGGTTGGAGATGCCGACCGGCTGCCCGCCGTTGCCCCAGCCGAACCAGATGATGCCGAAGCCGCCCAGGATCATCAGCACCACGGTCAGCACCTTGATCAGCGCGAACCAGAATTCCATCTCGCCGTAGACCTTGACCGCCATCAGGTTCAGGCCGCCGATCATCACCACGGAAGCGAACGCCCAGATCCACTGCGGCAGCTCGGGAAACCAGTCCTTCATGTAGATGCCCACCGCCGTGCTCTCGGCGATGCCCACGCCCATCATCAGCACCCAGTAGTTCCAGCCGGTCAGGTAGCCGGCGTACGCGCCCAGGTACTTGTGCGCATAGGCACTGAAGGAGCCGGCGATCGGCTCGTGTGCGGCCATTTCGCCCAGTGCGCGCATGATCACGAAGATCATCGTGCCGCCGAACAGGTAGGCGATCAGCACCGAGGGCCCGGCCAGCTTGATGGTGCTGGCCGAGCCCAGGAACAGGCCCGCGCCGATGCACATGCCCAGAGCCATGAAGGTGATATGGCGCGGCGTGAGCTGCCGCTGGAGTTGCTCGCTCATGTGGTGCCCGTCAGGAAGGGAAAGGTCAGCGCATCAACCTGCGCCTGGGTTTGATCGGCAGTCGCCCGCGCCAGTATTCGATCAGCACGTAGCCACCCAGCATGCCACCCAAATGCGCGAAATGGGCCACCCCGGCCTGCGTGCCGGTCACGCCCAGGAACAGCTCGATCACCGCGTAGCCGGTCACGAACAGCCAGGCGGGCATCGGTACCGGCAGGAAGATCAGCATCATCTTCTCGTGCGGATACATCATGCCGAAAGCCAGCAACAGTCCGAAGATCGCGCCCGAAGCGCCCAGCGTCGGGTAGAAGCCGTGGGTGAACCATTGCACGACCATCAACTGCGCGAGCGCCGCCACGATCAGGCAGACGAAATAGTAGAGCAGGAACTCGCGACCACCGAACAGCCGCTCGATCGGCCCGCCGAACATGTAGAGCGCGAGCATGTTGAACGCGATGTGCTCGAAGCCGCCATGCATGAAGGCATAGCTGACCAGCTGCCACGGGCGGAAGCCGATGGCGACCATGCCGTCGGGCGTGGGCAGGAAATGGTCCGGCCCCCAGGGCCAGAGTGCGAAATGCATGACCAGCACATCGCCCAGCAGCAACTGCAGCAGGTAGACCGCGACATTGGCGATGAGCAGGTTGCGGGTAACGGGCGGGAGATGGAAAGGCATGGGTAATCCACTGGAGGCTTCGTGAGGGTAACCCAAACGGAACCGGCTGAAGGCCACGCCGGCTTCGAGCCTGGGGCGGTGTTTCGACTTCGG
Proteins encoded in this window:
- a CDS encoding RNA polymerase sigma factor — encoded protein: MNDHQRQFEALLQEHRGIVFKVASVYAHGREDRNDLAQEIAVQLWRSFPGFDAARAKFSTWMYRVALNVAISHVRRASREQHLEPLDAVHLELPGEADVSQPDERLSALYAFVGQLDPLNRALILLYLEDRSYAEIAQVLGISETNVATKIGRIKQRLRGQMAPAASIGA
- a CDS encoding DUF502 domain-containing protein, which produces MPRLRFKRYLLTGLLTFIPLWVTWTVFKFVLGFLAGIGAPMVAAALGALALVAPETAQALGSAWFISVVALLITLLALYLLGFLASRVIGQRLLDTFDALLQRIPLVQTIYGGTKKLMAVLQQKPSGVQRVVLVDFPHPGAKAIGFVTRLMIEEGSGREMAAVFVPTTPNPTGGFLLTLPVGALTPTDWTMDQGMAFIISGGAVAPDSLPAADRKRL
- a CDS encoding M13 family metallopeptidase; translated protein: MSKQYLKPLALAVSLALSLTACGKHEADQNPAASSSAPAAAGTTAMAGAPTSVFDVSELGPMDQACTDFDQFVNAKWVAANPIPSDRTRWGAFDKLAEDSLNTQHGIVENAAKNAASAQAGSIQQKIGYLYASGMDEAAIEKAGFDPIKPKLDAIAGLKNGKDVADYLNKSFSNGDMQVFSFGSGADFKNASMQIGYTFQSGLGLPTKDYYTDAKYAEQRSAYLDYIAKSLELTGVPAAEAKKQADQVMAFETKLAAASFAPVELRTPEHQYHFVSLKEADKITPHFSWEKFFDAQGVKVDKGFSLSQPKFFAEFDKLLASAPIDQWQAYLRFHVIDDASPLLSKSFQDNKFAFYGKTLSGQPEQKARWKRVLGAVNGSMGMALGQLYVDKMFKPEAKERAQVLVDNVRNALKARIENLDWMSPETKAKAIAKWSTFLPKIGYPEKWRDWSGLQIKQGDYYGNVMAAAKYNYDYDINKIGKPTDRMEWGMTPQTVNAYYNPTDNTINFPAAILQPPFFYANGDDAINYGGIGAVIGHEASHGFDDEGSQFDGDGNNVNWWTKADRTKFDERADKLVAQFNAYTPIKDKPDAHVNGQLTLGENIGDLGGLNAAYDALQMALKKNPGEATSKIDGYTQDQRFFLNWARVWRGNIREKEALLRLNTDPHAPASLRAIGAPSNMDAFATAFQCKPGDAMVRSGDKQVKIW
- a CDS encoding catecholate siderophore receptor Fiu encodes the protein MACIASRKHPTRPSTFTRGMAASLLTGLALTVPAHAGSTDANDPQVRDARRLPGIEVRATRGADYRADMVDSPKFTQPLLDTPQTIGIITRDLFEQQGATTLTEALRNSPGVGTFYVGENGSTTTGDGIYMRGFDTSGSIFVDGVRDLGSISRDLFNIEQVEVTKGPDGTEYGRTAPTGAVNMVTRQPVLDDRAGASLGYGSGQQRRASADLNRQIGDHSAFRLDAVGQDSGVPGRDRVRNRRWGVAPALAFGLGTPTRVYLDVLHIRQTNVPDGGVPTLGLPGYTSPDPVRPRIGLAPRVDSANFYGTAQDHDEVTADMLTLIVEHQFNPDLSLRNTTRWGRTRQDYLLTSFRGDAAHLLTPDLADPSTWAIERSLPTFKRRSNRILTNQTNLRVDFATGTVIHNLSAGLELTGEKASDIDLAPREGSTWPAANLYHPDPRADGLRYGETGAWSTGTTNTAAAYVFDTLKFGPRWQVTAGARLDRYTTRFDSVSLCGERNSPACGALPAGTPVPGLSARIVDTLPNGKLGVLYKPVPNGSIYANLALSQEPPGGNTLLFSSSARSADNPGLDPQRASTTELGTKWDLLDQRLLLTAALYRTVVRNELTQDPVDQQYYQAGRKRVQGIELGIVGRITDDWGVSAGFTTMDAKVTEGASVSNDGSSDLAYTPASAFTAWTTYHLPFGLTVGGGARYAGAMKRGTDGAIGTPGTIGAYWVFDAMASLPVNRHLDLQLNLYNLFDRHYVAAINKSGYRYTPGTPRAAMLTANIRF
- a CDS encoding Fe2+-dependent dioxygenase; its protein translation is MLLHIPDVLDRGQVERMRAALAAATWTDGRETVGPQGARVKRNQQLPETSPLRRELGREVLDALARHPLFHAAVLPQRVLPPRFNRYECGGHYGAHVDGAVMALPDGSQLRSDVSCTLFLSAPGDYDGGELVINDLYGEHAVKLPAGDAIVYPSSSLHRVEPVTRGARVAAFLWVQSLVRDDGQRQLLLELDNSIQRLTQGGADADALLQLTGVYHNLLRRWSGT